A single genomic interval of Tsukamurella paurometabola harbors:
- a CDS encoding alpha/beta fold hydrolase → MALLEPDFPSANGRDTVRAWIYTPVRQPRAIVQVIHGLGEHSRRYLRLITALLDAGVVVAAEDHAGHGATAMSSGVWGDAGDDAARVLVADAAALRSTVRELHPGLPYIAFGHSMGSMIARGLAIAEPDGIDGLALCGIAAQIAGLDGVVDRAALAAEPDQAGPAPEHYVAELFDGFVSRFGDGAGPTDWVARDTAVVRDHARDPFNNFGAPLSARFLRGFIELYDAANGAAFYAALRPETPVLILAGDQDPVTNYGEGAYHVANALVSTGHPAVRTRVYPGVRHEVHNEPETRDDVTAELLAFIDRIIG, encoded by the coding sequence ATGGCACTCCTCGAACCCGATTTCCCGTCCGCCAACGGCCGCGACACCGTGCGCGCCTGGATCTACACGCCCGTGCGCCAGCCCCGCGCGATCGTCCAGGTGATCCACGGCCTCGGCGAGCATTCGCGCCGCTACCTGCGCCTGATCACGGCCCTGCTCGACGCCGGCGTCGTCGTGGCCGCGGAGGACCACGCCGGCCACGGCGCCACCGCGATGAGCTCGGGCGTGTGGGGCGACGCGGGTGACGACGCCGCGCGCGTCCTGGTCGCCGACGCCGCCGCGCTGCGGTCCACGGTCCGGGAGCTGCACCCCGGCCTTCCGTACATCGCGTTCGGGCATTCGATGGGCTCGATGATCGCGCGTGGGCTCGCCATCGCGGAGCCGGACGGCATCGACGGCCTGGCGTTGTGCGGGATCGCCGCGCAGATCGCGGGGCTCGACGGGGTCGTCGACCGCGCAGCGCTCGCCGCGGAGCCCGATCAGGCCGGCCCTGCGCCCGAGCACTACGTGGCGGAACTCTTCGACGGTTTCGTCTCGCGGTTCGGCGACGGCGCCGGCCCGACGGATTGGGTCGCCCGCGATACGGCGGTCGTCCGCGACCACGCGCGCGACCCGTTCAACAACTTCGGAGCGCCACTGTCGGCCCGGTTCCTCCGGGGCTTCATCGAGCTCTACGACGCCGCGAACGGCGCGGCCTTCTACGCCGCCCTCCGGCCGGAGACACCCGTGCTGATCCTCGCGGGAGACCAGGACCCGGTGACCAACTACGGCGAGGGCGCCTACCACGTGGCGAACGCTCTCGTCTCCACCGGTCATCCCGCCGTGCGCACGCGCGTCTACCCGGGCGTTCGGCACGAGGTGCACAACGAGCCGGAGACCCGTGACGACGTGACCGCCGAGCTCCTCGCGTTCATCGACCGCATCATCGGCTGA
- a CDS encoding AMP-binding protein, translating to MTDRTTDVAAALDAAADEIRALRDRNWPAQVPRSVEYPAGTPAMVEHLRHWARHRPDTVAITFYGRDVTYAEYDELSDRFAGALADRGVRPGDAVGVYLGNCPQFAIAMLGILKLGAVHVPVNPLLKGRELQHELEDAGVGVLLAQTDLLDLVESVRAETPVHTVIATGLGDLLAGSSPLPDASPPFETAPDPRSDWHRVTAADRAPARDSDPDALAALNYTGGTTGLPKGCEHTQRHMAYTAATATLAGGGTVGEADPVGLNFLPVFWIAGEDFGILKPLINGQTIVLMTRWDPSVAAALIARHRVTDLVATVDNYVELMDLPGVDGAAFRSVVNPLAVSFVLKLTPELRARWRALTGGVLREASYGMTETHTADTFTLGFQDDDRDLTADPVFCGLPVPGTDILVVGADGAPVPVGETGEIVVRSESILSGYHRRPDATAEAIRHGWLHTGDVGKIDDWGAVHYLARTKEMIKVNGMSVFPSEVEALLKGHPAIGSVSVVPRPDARRGQVPLAFVVSAGPVDVAQLTAWARENMAGYKVPDFVVVDALPMTATGKVRKGELFERAARIAAEGESK from the coding sequence ATGACCGACCGGACCACCGACGTCGCCGCCGCGCTCGACGCCGCCGCGGACGAGATCCGCGCCCTGCGCGACCGGAACTGGCCCGCTCAGGTGCCGCGCAGCGTCGAGTACCCGGCGGGCACCCCCGCGATGGTGGAACACCTGCGGCACTGGGCCCGGCACCGGCCGGACACGGTCGCGATCACCTTCTACGGCCGCGACGTGACCTACGCCGAGTACGACGAGCTCTCCGACCGGTTCGCGGGTGCGCTCGCGGACCGGGGCGTCCGCCCGGGCGACGCGGTCGGCGTCTATCTCGGCAACTGCCCGCAGTTCGCCATCGCCATGCTCGGCATCCTGAAGCTGGGTGCGGTCCACGTGCCGGTCAATCCCCTCCTCAAGGGCCGCGAGCTGCAGCACGAACTGGAGGACGCGGGAGTCGGCGTACTGCTGGCGCAGACGGACCTGCTGGACCTGGTGGAGTCGGTCCGCGCCGAGACGCCGGTCCACACCGTGATCGCCACCGGACTCGGCGATCTCCTCGCCGGGTCGTCGCCGCTCCCGGACGCGTCGCCGCCGTTCGAGACCGCACCGGACCCGCGCAGCGACTGGCACCGCGTGACAGCTGCGGATCGCGCCCCGGCCCGGGATTCGGATCCGGATGCGCTCGCCGCGTTGAACTACACCGGCGGCACGACGGGCCTGCCCAAGGGCTGCGAGCACACCCAACGGCACATGGCCTACACCGCGGCCACGGCTACGCTGGCGGGCGGCGGCACCGTCGGCGAGGCTGACCCGGTCGGCCTGAACTTCCTGCCCGTCTTCTGGATCGCCGGCGAGGACTTCGGCATCCTCAAGCCCCTCATCAACGGCCAGACGATCGTGTTGATGACGCGGTGGGATCCCTCGGTCGCGGCCGCGCTGATCGCGCGCCACAGGGTCACGGACCTGGTCGCGACCGTCGACAACTACGTCGAGCTCATGGACCTGCCGGGCGTCGACGGTGCGGCCTTCCGCAGCGTGGTCAACCCACTCGCGGTCTCCTTCGTGCTCAAGCTCACGCCCGAGCTGCGCGCGCGGTGGCGCGCCCTCACCGGAGGCGTGCTCCGCGAGGCCTCCTACGGCATGACGGAGACGCACACCGCGGACACCTTCACGCTCGGCTTCCAGGACGACGACCGCGACCTCACGGCGGATCCCGTCTTCTGCGGACTTCCGGTGCCCGGCACGGACATCCTCGTCGTCGGTGCCGACGGCGCCCCCGTCCCCGTGGGCGAGACCGGCGAGATCGTGGTCCGCAGCGAATCGATCCTCAGCGGGTACCACCGTCGCCCCGACGCCACGGCCGAGGCGATCCGCCACGGTTGGCTCCACACCGGCGACGTGGGCAAGATCGACGACTGGGGTGCGGTGCACTACCTCGCGCGGACCAAGGAGATGATCAAGGTGAACGGCATGTCCGTCTTCCCGTCCGAGGTGGAGGCGCTGCTCAAGGGCCACCCGGCGATCGGATCCGTCTCGGTCGTCCCGCGTCCCGACGCGCGCCGCGGACAGGTGCCGCTCGCGTTCGTCGTCTCGGCGGGCCCCGTCGACGTCGCCCAACTCACCGCCTGGGCGCGCGAGAACATGGCGGGCTACAAGGTGCCCGACTTCGTCGTGGTCGACGCACTGCCGATGACCGCGACCGGCAAGGTCCGCAAGGGTGAACTGTTCGAGCGGGCCGCCCGTATCGCGGCCGAGGGGGAGTCGAAGTGA
- a CDS encoding long-chain-fatty-acid--CoA ligase codes for MTFNLATMLRESASADPTASLVFAGDAELSYRTVDVESGRLAAGLLAAGLTPGDKVAVQLPNLPQFVIAYFGILKAGLTMVPLNPLFTAREVEYHLTDSDARLFITSAFSLAGALDGARAAGVTEVAVVGGEAPAGTRVFDALLGEDTGEIHPTDADDTAVLLYTSGTTGRPKGAELTHFELYMNCTIAPQLFGMRADDVGLGALPLFHVFGLSSVLNAAVRYGASVALLPRFDAEAAVDLIERRKVTVLSGVPTMYVALLGVDTTGRDVSSLRAAVSGGASIPGGVIRAFEEKFPGLAILEGYGLSETASTATFNISAEQRKVLSIGKPIWGVEMRAVDPDGAELPPGEANVGEIVVRGHNVMKGYYKRPDATAEAIRNGWLHTGDLGYRDEDGYFFIVDRLKDLIVRGGYNVYPREVEEVLYAHPDVVEAAVVGRPDDRLGEEVVAHVVLRPGSSLDEEGLSAYAREHLAAYKYPRAYYLRPELPKGATGKILKRELRG; via the coding sequence ATGACCTTCAACCTCGCGACGATGCTGCGGGAGTCGGCGTCGGCGGATCCCACTGCGTCCCTGGTCTTCGCCGGCGACGCCGAGCTGAGCTACCGCACCGTCGACGTCGAATCGGGGCGGCTCGCAGCCGGCCTGCTCGCGGCCGGACTCACGCCCGGCGACAAGGTGGCGGTGCAGTTGCCCAACCTGCCGCAGTTCGTCATCGCCTACTTCGGCATCCTCAAGGCGGGCCTGACGATGGTCCCGCTGAACCCGCTGTTCACCGCGCGCGAGGTCGAGTACCACCTCACCGACAGCGATGCGCGGCTCTTCATCACGTCCGCGTTCTCGCTGGCGGGGGCCCTCGACGGTGCTCGGGCCGCCGGGGTCACGGAGGTCGCGGTGGTCGGCGGCGAGGCTCCCGCCGGGACCCGCGTCTTCGACGCGTTGCTGGGCGAGGACACCGGGGAGATCCATCCGACGGACGCCGACGACACCGCCGTCCTGCTCTACACGTCGGGGACCACGGGACGCCCCAAGGGGGCCGAGCTCACCCACTTCGAGCTGTACATGAACTGCACCATCGCCCCGCAGCTCTTCGGCATGCGGGCGGACGACGTGGGCCTCGGTGCATTGCCGTTGTTCCACGTCTTCGGCCTCTCGAGCGTGCTCAACGCCGCCGTGCGGTACGGCGCGTCGGTGGCGCTGCTGCCGCGGTTCGACGCGGAGGCGGCGGTGGACCTCATCGAGCGTCGAAAGGTGACCGTGCTCTCCGGCGTGCCGACGATGTACGTCGCGCTGCTCGGTGTCGACACGACCGGCCGCGACGTCTCGAGCCTCCGCGCCGCCGTGTCGGGTGGTGCGTCGATCCCGGGCGGTGTGATCCGCGCGTTCGAGGAGAAGTTCCCGGGCCTGGCGATCCTCGAGGGCTACGGCCTCTCGGAGACCGCGTCGACCGCGACGTTCAACATCAGTGCCGAGCAGCGCAAGGTGCTGTCCATCGGCAAGCCCATCTGGGGTGTCGAGATGCGCGCCGTCGACCCCGACGGTGCCGAACTCCCGCCCGGCGAGGCGAACGTCGGCGAGATCGTGGTGCGCGGACACAACGTGATGAAGGGCTACTACAAGCGTCCCGATGCGACCGCGGAGGCGATCCGCAACGGCTGGCTGCACACCGGCGACCTCGGCTACCGCGACGAGGACGGATACTTCTTCATCGTCGACCGGCTCAAGGACCTCATCGTCCGCGGCGGCTACAACGTCTACCCGCGTGAGGTCGAGGAGGTCCTGTACGCGCACCCCGATGTCGTCGAGGCGGCGGTGGTGGGCCGGCCCGATGACCGGCTGGGGGAGGAGGTGGTGGCGCACGTGGTGCTGCGCCCCGGCTCCTCGCTCGACGAGGAGGGGCTGTCGGCGTACGCCAGGGAGCACCTCGCGGCGTACAAGTACCCGCGGGCCTACTACCTGCGTCCCGAACTGCCCAAGGGGGCCACCGGGAAGATCCTCAAACGCGAACTGCGCGGGTAG
- a CDS encoding TetR/AcrR family transcriptional regulator: MTISESQERARANRKDAGGTRREQLLRAAAECFDDLGYAATTVELIAARAQTSRPTFYAYFRSKDEILLALVDRVGTELESAQMLDGIDTEEPREVIAATMRAYADAVFANGGLVALFDAMAPVRDDVAEIWGRTTRRTHRRYTAYLEALAPETVDLCLEPAALVTILNDTIHHGAKRVARDSPAARERFVADQIRVAERLIGF; this comes from the coding sequence GTGACGATCAGCGAATCGCAGGAGCGGGCCCGCGCGAACCGCAAGGACGCCGGCGGCACCCGCCGGGAGCAACTCCTCCGGGCGGCCGCCGAGTGCTTCGACGACCTCGGTTACGCGGCCACCACGGTGGAGCTCATCGCCGCCCGCGCACAGACCTCCAGGCCCACCTTCTACGCCTACTTCCGGTCGAAGGACGAGATCCTTCTCGCGCTCGTCGACCGGGTCGGCACGGAACTGGAGTCCGCGCAGATGCTGGACGGCATCGACACCGAGGAACCGCGCGAGGTCATCGCGGCCACGATGCGCGCCTACGCCGACGCGGTCTTCGCCAACGGGGGCCTCGTCGCACTGTTCGATGCGATGGCGCCGGTCCGGGACGACGTCGCCGAGATCTGGGGACGGACCACCCGCCGCACCCACCGCCGCTACACCGCCTACCTCGAAGCACTCGCCCCGGAGACCGTCGACCTGTGCCTCGAGCCCGCGGCCCTGGTCACCATCCTCAACGACACCATTCACCACGGCGCGAAGCGCGTCGCGCGCGACAGTCCCGCCGCCCGCGAGCGGTTCGTCGCGGATCAGATCCGCGTCGCCGAACGACTGATCGGCTTCTGA
- a CDS encoding MFS transporter, translating into MTQTHEPGAVAPVKKSHGKLLTAGLVSSSIEWYDFFVYGTAAALVFDKVFFPDLSPLMGTLMAFATFAVGFIARPVGGILAGHFGDKIGRKPMLIWCLVAMGTATFLIGCLPTASAIGSLAPILLVSLRFIQGLACGGQWGGVVLLLTESAGPKKRGFAGTFGQMGVPLGLLLGNLMMILMNGVLDDAAFLSWGWRVPFWASAVLVPVVMYIHKKIEDSPEFLALQREVAAKNAGKEAVAAAPLSEAVRKHWRKIVLGAGLLAGTNSAFYVSIAGFVSYGSKKPSAGGLGMNSNSILACVLVTSVVMPLVIMAAGAVSDRVGRRPLILIGAVVLMAWAFPFFWLAETTNVGLLAVAMFVSSFGQALTYGPLAAFMAELFEPRIRYSGASLAYQLAAVAVSGVAPLIMTAIIAETQSTTFVSVYLAAMGLVTFASAYFLKETNGRAVREDPDAVPGIPVAA; encoded by the coding sequence ATGACACAGACCCACGAGCCCGGTGCCGTCGCGCCGGTGAAGAAGTCGCACGGCAAACTCCTCACGGCCGGGCTGGTGAGCAGTTCGATCGAGTGGTACGACTTCTTCGTCTACGGCACCGCCGCCGCCCTGGTGTTCGACAAGGTCTTCTTCCCGGACCTGTCGCCCCTGATGGGAACGCTCATGGCGTTCGCCACGTTCGCGGTGGGCTTCATCGCCCGGCCGGTGGGCGGCATCCTGGCCGGTCACTTCGGTGACAAGATCGGCCGCAAGCCGATGCTCATCTGGTGTCTGGTCGCGATGGGCACGGCCACCTTCCTCATCGGCTGCCTGCCCACCGCGAGCGCGATCGGCTCGCTCGCGCCGATCCTGCTGGTGTCCCTGCGCTTCATCCAGGGCCTCGCCTGCGGCGGGCAGTGGGGCGGCGTCGTGCTGCTTCTGACCGAGTCCGCGGGACCCAAGAAGCGCGGCTTCGCCGGGACCTTCGGCCAGATGGGCGTGCCGCTCGGCCTGCTGCTCGGCAACCTGATGATGATCCTGATGAACGGCGTGCTCGACGACGCCGCCTTCCTGAGCTGGGGCTGGCGCGTTCCCTTCTGGGCCAGCGCGGTGCTCGTTCCGGTCGTGATGTACATCCACAAGAAGATCGAGGACTCACCGGAATTCCTGGCCCTCCAGCGCGAGGTCGCGGCCAAGAACGCGGGCAAGGAGGCCGTCGCCGCAGCGCCGCTGTCGGAGGCCGTCCGCAAGCACTGGCGGAAGATCGTGCTCGGCGCAGGCCTGCTGGCCGGAACGAACTCCGCGTTCTACGTCTCGATCGCGGGCTTCGTGAGCTACGGCAGCAAGAAGCCCTCCGCGGGCGGCCTGGGCATGAACAGCAACTCCATCCTCGCGTGCGTCCTCGTCACCTCGGTGGTGATGCCGCTCGTGATCATGGCCGCCGGCGCGGTCTCGGACCGTGTCGGCCGCCGGCCGCTGATCCTGATCGGCGCCGTCGTCCTGATGGCCTGGGCGTTCCCGTTCTTCTGGCTCGCTGAGACCACGAACGTCGGGCTCCTCGCGGTCGCGATGTTCGTCTCCAGCTTCGGGCAGGCCCTCACCTACGGTCCGCTCGCCGCGTTCATGGCCGAGCTGTTCGAGCCGCGGATCCGGTACTCGGGCGCCTCGCTGGCCTACCAGCTGGCGGCGGTCGCCGTCTCGGGCGTCGCGCCGCTCATCATGACCGCCATCATCGCCGAGACGCAGTCCACCACGTTCGTTTCAGTCTACCTGGCCGCCATGGGCCTCGTGACCTTCGCGAGCGCCTACTTCCTCAAGGAGACGAACGGCAGGGCGGTGCGCGAGGATCCGGACGCGGTACCGGGGATCCCCGTGGCGGCGTGA